atatttttattggccttaaaaatgttaagtaaatggtaactactgaattcgagtcttctgattttaattagtacgaattattatctccagttggcgagttgcaactcccagttcATCAATtgtaaacagtttttttcatcgataatataatataattatttatttattgacatgaaaaatataaattacgattgataaaataataataatagatgtaGAAAGCTCAAAGATCAGATGATATTGGATACACGCAGCAAACACTATCCTGCGTGTATCCAATATCAACTGATTTTTAAGCTTTCtacatctattattattattattattattagtttatatttatattattattagtttatattGCTGTGCGCTGTGTGCGAATAGCTTTACTgataaaaatatagtatttagTTTTTTCACGGCAATATCTTCATGGTCAACCTTTGGTCAACTTTTCTTAAATGAAACTACTTAATTTTTGTAGCAGATTCTTATTTTTTGGTGCAATAAAAGCACCAATGCTTTTTTTCGGAATGTTTTTTCTTAGACCTCAAACTTTGGCACTTGATTTTAGGTATTTTCTGGTTTAGAAGATCATCAAGGAATTTCTTAACCATCAAATTCTGCCCATCGAAAGTACTACGCtcatttaagtaaatttattgtAGGTCATAAAgtgtacatttttaacaaaaatgcataaaatagcTCACAAACATGCTCATCATCTctcagaataatttttaatctggtTTATTTTAagtggaaaagtttttttttgttccatcATCTGTTAGGTGATACATGTTTTATCTTTTGATTTTCTAATGGACcactatatattttttgcaGATTTTAAAAGTACTTGAAATCCtgtaaaaaacaacaaaagttttttcttaattcgttattttttatgaaagatatgacaattttatatgtgaaaataaatatcgCAACTGACTAAGTTAAAACTCAAgattaccatattttttaaagaacgcTTAGGCAAATCTTAGGCTTGGGCTCCAACGCTCAATTGGAAAGACACCCCAGTGAACACATGACCTTAATATGACGTCATACATAGGTCATAAAAAGATCATTAGTTCTTGATATTTCATTGAAGAACTAAGAATTATTCAAGCTTATTTAAATCTTGATGAGGTAACTATAAGTGTGTCTTCAAATTGAGCGTTGGAGCTCGGGCCTAAGACTTGCCTAAgcgttctttaaaaaatatagtaatcTTGACTTAGTTAGATGCAATATTCTATTGGAGTCAAGTTCGGAGATCAAGGTGGCCATTGAATTGGACCATGTGCTCTTAACTACCTTCTATGGAAATATCTTTCATACTATAAATCGATCATGGGAGTCCAGAACTATTTGGGCTTGTCTAAGCCAAAATGGTGCTCAATTTGAAcagattctttaaataatacgacaattttaacattatattgagtttgaaatatttatttgcacaTTTAAAAGTACCACaactttcgaaaaatataagggattttgaaacgtttttgttgttgtttatagGAGCTCAAGTACTTGATgtgcaaaaaaaccaaattagccgtccatgaaaatcgaaaattttatgctGTATCTTCtaagttgataatttttttcacttgaaataaactatatatattgtattttttcaaaattgcaatttcgAGTAAATAGCAATATCTGCCGAGAAactatacagaatgattcaaggcATATTGTAATCTAGACACTATATAccatctaattaaaaaaatttatctgttttaGGTTAACGATGAATGAAAATAACAATGAAACAAATTCGGTGgcacaatttattgaaaatccattgctagaaataaattataaacaaaatttcccgAAGGTAAAAGTTTctatttaattatgttatacagagtctatcaaaaattaaactctGCTTTATATACACTCTTTGAAACGATTAGAgattcagttttttaaattaattagctttttaaaaaaacaatgcgTGTTTACTTTTGTGCGGACGCCTATAAAGGCGTAAGCGTATATATATTTTGGGTAGTTAGTAAGAGGTAGATAATGCGTGTTATTGTATCGAACAAGCCTACTGATAATTTAGTAGTACCTAGTTTAATATATCAGTAATTTTTATACAGTATGTATTcgtttggagttaaagggggctgttatgactaatttgcaattctttacatgttaatgtaatagaaatgtcaaattaaaattattgaaaaacacgaattgattaaacttaatgcattaaaaattgtgaaaataagaaatcaaattacacaaatattatttttcaaatataaattatcataattatttatttaaatttgtgagacaacaatattaaattttaaatgtaagtcttaaatgcaatccatacaattatatatgcatccatacaattctataattaaagtagtgtatcgttaccatggaaacgaaactcacgcacggagcgaataggtaCACTGGGAAATTCTAGGACAAAGAGTCCTTATTTGGCGTTTTTCGATCAACGCATCGTtagttatcatttttaatttaaaaaaacttctcgagtaatatttttcatggatataggaatttttttaaagggatgGAGTATAACCGAGTGGGTTGAGTCTCACTTAGGGGGAAGAGGCAGGGTATCATTGTGCCTACTTTCTATTGGCTGCTAACTAGACGCATTCTGAAAGTATGCTCAAAGCcttctttaagtttttttgattcgtttgtaaGCATGGAAACATGTTTGACATATGGTTGACGTGTGTgaacaacataaataaataatcttatattcaaaagaagagtaaaatttgtaaagaaaaataaatatataaaatatttatatgcttgttttaaaacaattttttcaacgatATAAGTAAACTAAACgcaacaatattttattcaatttagtgAATATTCAATCTTCAATCCTATAGTGTTACAACTATTATAAGTTGactaatgaaattcaaaagaagGCTTAAGAATGTCTCGAAAATAAgtcgattaattttcaatactaaatttcaacatattagagaatttttaaaatatgaaattaatgtaaaaatttatttggggaaattattacttatttatgtatTGAATTATGTACCCGTGAacttaatcttaatttaaataagtgaagttttatttttattattttgagaattatttACGATAATTAGTCGGTCATAAGAATATTAAAGGTATATTCCTTCATCCAAgggtaattagttaaaaatattatatttgtaattaatttctaaatttattaaaaaaaaaatacatttttttctttagggtaaaagattttactttaaatagaaagattttttgcTCGGACCAATCTACAACACACGCAGAATTCGTTACCCATTTAAATTTTCCCGCAATTGAGAGTGCGAAcagccgcagccaatcaaaagcagACATATTGCTTGAGGCAATCTCAAAccatggatatagaaatattaaaatctaaaacacacgaaatattatcgttctatttgaatttcccgcaaatgagagccgcagccaatcaaaagtagGTACATTGCTTGCCCCCTGAGTGATACACCCCCCTTGTCTAAAGTAGGACTTTTTACTACAtccctactataattactagatccgtgaatatttttataataaacaaagttgCATAAAATAAAGTACCAATTTTTATCAAGGATGTTTAATAAGAGAGATACTCCCAAGTGGATTTTTAGTTAGAGAATGGGTgccaaattgataaataaaagtgAACTCAAATGCTAATAGCAGAAAAATTCTAAGTCGGTTTCTTTAGGGTGGGAATTTTAACCACTTAACTACCAGGTTTATTTAGACCGTTGGTTTATACAAACCTGGTATTTGTATGCCCATCGAATTGAAACATCATTTATCCTCCGCTTCAATCAAACTCTTCTCGAATCTGTAGATCTTGACTAGAATCAACTTTTAGACGACAACCTTGAACAAACAAAGTCCTTTGTTAATTAAGCACACAGTTCGATTTAACTATTTTGATCTTTTCTTATCATTTAACATTAACCAATATTACCACTTAGAAATTCTGAAGGTCAGCCTACACTGGTTGATCtggtaaacattatttttttatagatttcgttttgtttgtttgttttttttaccatgcattttttaaataatccagcTAATTATGCTCTGAATTGATAAGAGCTACAGGAAAACTTTAgattagaaagttattctttataaaataacaaataacattcgttggaaaaattttgtttaacgtAATAAATATGGGAGATATCGAAAGTGGAAAATCTGTGTTCTGTGTATACTCATATGAAGGTGTGAGTGATGTtctcaattttgtttaaatactaGAGATAAACAAAAGCTTCAAATAACAAACTTTATCtttacaaagaaacaaacaacttttgttggaattttttttttttagaaaattagagtaaaaacgaatgaaaaaaaaaaatattgtcgatAAATTTAACATTCGATTTCTACCGAAATTATAAGATTAACagcaaattttttccaatttgttattttgtaaagaataactttctgatttaaacttaatatatatttgattttttaatgacCTTTTAATCGGGTCGTTTTTTTCCTAgagccttaaaaaaaattcagctgcATTATTTAAAAGGGGAcacttgataaatttttactattttatgatgtaataagaataaaattgatgTTAATATATCTTAGGGAGGATCATCACATATGTCTAAACAACAAACCAGTTTATATCAAGAAAATGAACGGCTTTTATCAAGTTCTTACAAATCGAAAGAAGAATTTACTAGagaatataaaaagttatacTGTGAAAATCTAAAAGCAAAAGAATTTTATCTGctagttttaattaaagttgCTAAGGCCATATCTGACAACAATGtagctaatttaaaaaaactgagcAAATTTATTGGTTATGTAAACAGTGTAGAAAATCAGGCAACTTTGAGAGATTATTATAATGATGTTAAAAATCCTATTCAAAAAACTAATCTAGTTATTCTAGCTTGCCAACACAATAAAGTAACAATCCTAGAATACTTGTTTGATAATAGtagcaatattttaaattctttatcgGTTGATATTGGACGAAACATAACATTACCAAATGATAAAGATGAATTAGGCCACAACGCAATTTATTATGCTATACGTTCAGGCAATATTGAACTTCTGGATACACTTATTAATAAATGGCCaggaaattattttgatattaatttcaatGAGTTAGATGAAATTATTTCGCAACCTTATGAAGAACTAAAGCTAAAGAACATACCATTGTCAGAAgagatagaaatttttatatataacaagCTAATAAATCTACGTTTCTTCTCCAATGTTCCCGAGCAAAAATGTAATGAAGAGGGTAATGTTAATAACATCATAGAAAGAATTGACCTTGTACTTCAAAATATTGCCTTACTAAAGGAAGAGTTCTCAAATCGAGAACAAGTgaatcaaaagtttttattcatagcaaaatttattgcacaaaatattcatatattaaaaCGACAGTTGAAATCCACCTACGATAGACTACCTTGGgaagaaattgaattttgtttggtaatttttgtttcttctcGTACAAATCGAAAAGAAATAAATCTATTCTATGATGCCacgttgaataaaaataaattacttaatcATTTAGAAAACTTTGCAAAGAGACTTAACGACGAAAAAGCTATTATAGAACATGTGGACGTTAATCTATTAAATGTTATTCCCAACATAAAACGTGAGCAAGTCATTATGGAGATTGTTAATAATTATCCTCAATTTGGAGAGTTATATagcgattataaaaaaattagggaTCTatattctttagaaaaaataagTGATTATATAAAGCTGGCATTATCAGCTGATCCTAAGCAAAAAGATGGACAGTTAATTATTACAAGAGCTTTGCAAATGattggtgaaaatttaaaaaatactctaGAAAGTCCCAAGTTATCTAGCGATACAAGCGAGCTTCTCCTATTATCCTTTCCAAATAATACAAGAAAAGTTATTATAGGTTTACGAAATTCTCTATCACATGCGTATTCGCTTTTTAAGAGAACCGAAATTGAGGAAAATAcagatgttattttttttattgggattcaaaacgatattaaaaaaattcatgatgttatttttgatatttgtcataacaacaaaatcaaaattattagaatattgttaacgaaaatttataatagcgAAAGCTCAGAAGAGATAATAGAAATTGCTAAAGCTATTAGCATCGTTTCAATTGATAAAATGTTTGCGGAAGATTTTGGAATGTTGAAACatgaaaaactcaaaaaacttgttaaagAGTTGAGTGATAAAATAACTGACAAAACagattatgaaaaatttctattttataaaattaataatataataaattgtgtaCAGAATAAACCAGAGAGGtgcaaaaataactttttgatgGCACTTGCATCATTAAGAAGTTTGGTTTCAAGCTTGAACAATTATGATAAGATTAACCATAATATTATTAGAGTTACAAAATTCTATACTAATAATGCACTGCAGAATATTTCTTCTCAAATAGAGCCACACGATCTCAAAGAAATTGCTGAACTGTCAATGGAAATTCGCTTTACAGCTTTGTTAAGAATGCAGAGAGTTTCAGACACTATTGATAGTATAAATACATTAACttctgaaattttgtttattgttgaGTTTGAACTAGACGACATTAACTGGAtcgaagaattaaaaaatcaattcagtgAGAAACGTGCCTTTATtcctatttataaacaaaaaaaggtaTACAATTTCacaggaaaaaaaaatcaactttcacTTAAGTTAGCcgaactgaaaataatttttgaaaataatgctATAAGTAATACTTTAATCCAAAACCTCTCTcctttcaagaaaaataaaaaactaatatcaataataGAACTACTTGTTCTGGATATAATGTCAATCTTAGGCCAATCAAATAAGTATCTAAAAAACAATCTCAATTTCTTAGATGATTACTCTCCCTTATTAACAGGAAAAAGTTTACGCAATCACTTAGCACATGACAATGTCTTATTTGATATATTGTTATCTGATCTTTCAATGGCAATTATTTTGAATGCTAATAAACTTATTtccgaaaatataataaaaaataagaaaaaacttgGTAAATTAGTAACAGACGATCCTTCTCAGTTAAAGAATAAATATGAGAAAAACCTTATCACTATTGCCAATcaggaaaaaatgtttactgCGCTGGAAGAAGGAAAttttgaagatttaaaaaattgtctaaGAAAAGGAGCAGATATTAATGCCAGAAGTATTAGCTCATGGACTACACTGCATTTTGCTGCTAAAAGTCCAagtctcaaaattataaaatatatttttgatcaaaatataaATGCCAATGTTAAAGATATGAATGGTCAAAATCCACTTCATATCGCTGCTGCATATGGAAGGGAAAGTattgtggaattttttttaagagaagTAGGCTTATGTATTGATGATCAAGATGACAGTGGCAAAACACCCCTACATATTGCAGCTAAAAATGGCCATAAGGATGCTGTtaaaagtttactaaaaaataacgCTAATACTGATATCAAAGATATTCATGGTTTTCCACCATTGCActatgcaataaaaaataatcatattgatgttgctaaaattttgttagaaaaagaAACCAATGTTGACATTAATCAGGTTAAAGGTGGCTTTACGTCACTGCATATTGCTGCAGAAAATGGGCATGTAGaactagttaattttttattgaaaagtagAGCAAATGTTAATGTAAAAACCGACCAGGGAACAATACCATTACATTTAGCAGCTCTAAATGGATATCTAGAAATAGTGaatgctttaatttttaaaggagCTAACGTTAACACCAAAACCATAGATGGGTGCTCACCATTACATTATGCAATAGAAAACGGTCACGAAGAAATAGCTAATATACTATTGAAGCATGGAGCTAATGTTAATGTTGTTGATAAGGTCTATAATAATACACCTTTACACTATGCAGCAAAGTATGGACATGAAAATATTGTCAAGTTGCTACTAGAAAACAAGGCAAATGCTAGTATTCCAACTGTACACGGTATTACTCCACTACATTTTGCAATACGGGGTggtcatttaaaaatagttgCTACTCTTCTTGAGTATGGAGTAAACATTCATGATAAAGATTTTAAAAGCACTTCACCATTACATCAAGCTGCTCAAGAAGGTCATAAAGATATTATTGAATTGCTAATAAGAAATGGAGCTAAAGTTAGAACTCAAGATATTATGGGCAACACGCCATTACATGCAGCTGCCGAGTTTGGTAGAACAAATATAATTGaacttttaatcaaaaataaagcTGAAGTTGATGCAAGAAACTATGATGGCATAACTCGATTGCATCTAGGTGCTCTAAATAAACAAGAGGACGccattatttttctaataaaaaataaagctgaaatcaataccaaaaataattatGGTATTACACCCTTACATGCGGCTATTAACGGAGGTTACAAGAACATTgtaatctttttaataaaacataaagctAAAATTAACGTCAAGGATATTTCAGGTAATACACCGTTACTTGTAGCTGTAGAAGCAGGTCACCAGGAAATCGTAGAGATTTTGATAGAAAATGGAGctgatattaatatttcaaataataaaaacctaACTCCATTATTTTCTGCTATTAAGCATAACCGCAAGAGGATTGTAGAAGTTCTCATAGAAAATGGAGCTAATATTAATATGGAAGTTGGCGAATCTCTATCATTGGCCGTGCGCGCTGGCTATAGGGAAATAGTAGAAATTTTGCTACAAAACGCGGCcttcattaatataaaatatcctGAGGATGTAACCCCATTACATTTAGCTACTCAAAGAAATCACAAGGAGAtagtaaatttattgataatgaaaGGATTCGATGTTGATGCTatgaatattcataaattaacaGCATTACATCTTGCAGCACAGGAAGGTCATGCAGTAGTTGCTAAAATTTTGATAGCAAAAGGAGCTAACGTTAACGTTGCAAATGTTGAAAATACTTCACTACACCTAGCTGCAATGCACGGCCatgtcaatattattaaaatcctATTAAGTAATGGAGCAAAAATTGATGTTAAGGATAATCAGAATAGAACACCTTTAGAATTGGCAGTTTATCATAGTCAATTGGATGTGGTAAAAATGTTACTACGGCACAAAAAAGTTGATATTAATGCTAAAGGGAAAGATGATTGGACATTACTGCACATTGCTTCACAAGCAAGTAATTTAGAAATGGTAAAATTTCTAGTAAATAAAGGATCCAATATTAATGCAAGAACTATGTCTGGCTTAAAGCCTATACATTTTTCGGCAAGAGAAGGTAATAAAGATACCGTGGAGTTTTTCCTTAGTAAAGGGCTGAGTATCAATGAGCTTGGTTCAACCAATCAAACATTACTACACTATGCTACAAAGAAAACTCAGTTTGAAGTTGTAAAATACTTGTTAACACAAGAAGCTGAAGTTAATGCTAAAGATGATAATGATTCTACCCCTTTGCATATTGCTGCtagtgttaataataaatatgttgttgaaattttgttagaaaatggAGCTGATATTAATGCCTTAGATGATAACGGTTCAACCCCTATGCATATTGCTGCAGCCGttaataataaagatattattgaaattttgttagaaaatggTGCAATTTACAATCATAtcaataaactttctaaaatgcCTTTGGAAATTGCTGAAAAAAAAGGCATTATCAGTTTATTAACcttaacagaaaaattatttgaatccaTAAAACGCAATAGTTCGTTGGAGGTTGAGAATGATATTAAAGCAGGTGCATTTGTTAATGCAAAACATACTAAACTAGGAACTTCATTACATTATGCTGCATGGAAAGGCTATGACAAAATTGTCAAGATTCTATTGCAGAATAAAGCCAATCCTAATATAGTTGGTAGTAAAGGATTTACGCCCATGCATTACGCTACGAAATTTTcccatttaaaaattgtaaaatatctaTTAACTTATGGTGCGGTATATAATGCTATGTCTGACAGTGGCAAAACACCACAAGACTTTGCTGTGGATAGAAACATAAATAGTTTACTTAAGTTAATTAGAGAAtcgtttaaaaaagttaaagaagATAATGATCAAGTTATAAACGACCTAAATAAGATACAGGATAATGAAACAGTAAAAGCAGTGATGGGGTCTTGTGATAACCAAAATAAAACGTTAATTGTTGTTGCAATACATTGTAATTTTTCTAAAGTCGAGCAGTTGAAACAAATATCACAAAGTGGCATATCCACTGAGATTTTAACAGGTTCGATGCTTCTCGATCAAGGACATTACCAAAAcgcattaaatattttcagaaatgcATTTGAAAGAAGGAAAGAAATACTGGGATCCGATAATCCAGGCACTTTAGATATCCAGGCAAAGATAGCGATGGTGTTATACAAACAAGGAAAATATCAAGAAGCATTAACCATGTATGAAGAGATTTTTCagaaacaaaaagaaacacTAGGTTTAAATCATGAAGATACTTTAAGTACAAGAAGTGTAATCGCTTTAGTACTTTACAGGCAGGAAAATAATGAAAgagcttttaatatttatcaagatGTTTATCagaaacaaaaagaaacacTTGGGTCAAACCATCCAGATACCTTAAATACTATGTTTCACATGGCATTAGTATTAGAAAGGCTGGGAAAATACGAGGAAGCGTTAAATATCAATAAAGCAGTTTTTGAAAAGAGAAAAGAAACTTTAGGTTCGAATAATCTAGCCACTGTGTCTGCCAAAAATAATATAGCTTTGGTACTAGCTagtcaaaaaaaatatgaagagGCTTTAAAACTCTATAAGGAGGTTTTCgaaaagaagaaaaagataTTAGGCATTAATCATACTGACACCTTAAGAACGTTACATAACATTGCTGGAATACACTTCAGTCAAAAAAACTATAGTGAGGCCTTGAAAGGCTTTCAAGAGGTTCTAAATATCCAAAAAGTAGCTTTGCTACCGAATCACCCAGAAGCATTAACCACTGAATACAATATAGCAAATGTACTCTTATTACAAGGTAAATACATCAGTGCACTGAAAACTTTTACGGAAATTCATGATAAAATGATAACTGTTTTTGGGCCACATCATCCGAGAGTTATGGATATTTTAACGAAGATAAAGATTATTAATGCAGGACTTAGGTTTCAGGGTAGTGGATTATCAGAGGTTTTACAGAATCATCAGAAAGAAATTTTGTTGCTTAATATTGCTGCAAATGAGGGGGATGTACAAACTGTCCAGCGTCTATTAAATGATGGAGCAAATGTCAATGATAAAGATGTTGATGGAAGAACACCTTTGCATTTCGCTGTTAGCAATGGACACATAAATGTTGTGAACATGTTACTACAAAATGGAGCTGTTGTAACTGAAGCTACTAAAAAAGGCAATACACCATTACATACGGCTACTTCTAAGGGCTACAAGGAAATCATCGAAGTTTTGTTGCAACATATAAGTCGTAACCGTGacatattaaatgattttatagatgCCAAAACCACTTCCAGTGGTACCACATCACTCCATATTGCCGCTAAAAGTGGCtttttggaaattataaaaTCCTTACTAAAACACGGTGCAATTTATAACTCCAAGAATAAAAAAGGTGAAGTACCCGTCGATGTTTCTACAGATCAGAAAACCATAAACTTACTgaaattaatcgaaaatttgtttAGAGATGTCAAAAATGGTAATCTTGGCACTATAAGTAAGCTAAGATCAATAAAACCTGATGAATTTTTAGCTTTAACAAGCGCCCGTAATAATCAGGGGAATACATTATTGCAAGTTGCAATTTTCAATAAGCACAATGCTATTGCaggtgaaatattaaaaatgctgATGACCAATTGAACCAAACTAACTTTTGCAAttacttgtaaaataattaattactttacttttaaaataatgtaccaaccaaaattttcttaaaaatgtggattttcagcaaaaattctgtaaaaaatcgaactattttcaattcattcaaagttttaaattagaattttttttttggatcaacGATTCAGTCGGGAAAGCTCCGCGGATAAAAGATTATACAATATCACTTCAAGACAAACGATTTGGTTTATTGTATTTCATCTGGATTGAAAACAACATAGACCAAGCTTCGGCGACATTTTACTATACCTCGACACTTGCCTGAAAATGGGTTTATAATTAACAGAAGATATGTCCCTGCTCTTACTTCCAGTAAAAGGTAACATATACctcgattaataatttttaaatatctggcaaacatgttaaaaatatattttattatcgttatGTTACTAACTTATCACAAACGACTTCGTGGTCGGCTAAGCCTTTCTTTTTGCGGAAAATGTAAACGTTCAGTGGAAGAAAGATAGACGAATAGTC
This genomic interval from Chrysoperla carnea chromosome 1, inChrCarn1.1, whole genome shotgun sequence contains the following:
- the LOC123292680 gene encoding uncharacterized protein LOC123292680, whose product is MNENNNETNSVAQFIENPLLEINYKQNFPKGGSSHMSKQQTSLYQENERLLSSSYKSKEEFTREYKKLYCENLKAKEFYLLVLIKVAKAISDNNVANLKKLSKFIGYVNSVENQATLRDYYNDVKNPIQKTNLVILACQHNKVTILEYLFDNSSNILNSLSVDIGRNITLPNDKDELGHNAIYYAIRSGNIELLDTLINKWPGNYFDINFNELDEIISQPYEELKLKNIPLSEEIEIFIYNKLINLRFFSNVPEQKCNEEGNVNNIIERIDLVLQNIALLKEEFSNREQVNQKFLFIAKFIAQNIHILKRQLKSTYDRLPWEEIEFCLVIFVSSRTNRKEINLFYDATLNKNKLLNHLENFAKRLNDEKAIIEHVDVNLLNVIPNIKREQVIMEIVNNYPQFGELYSDYKKIRDLYSLEKISDYIKLALSADPKQKDGQLIITRALQMIGENLKNTLESPKLSSDTSELLLLSFPNNTRKVIIGLRNSLSHAYSLFKRTEIEENTDVIFFIGIQNDKNKKLISIIELLVLDIMSILGQSNKYLKNNLNFLDDYSPLLTGKSLRNHLAHDNVLFDILLSDLSMAIILNANKLISENIIKNKKKLGKLVTDDPSQLKNKYEKNLITIANQEKMFTALEEGNFEDLKNCLRKGADINARSISSWTTLHFAAKSPSLKIIKYIFDQNINANVKDMNGQNPLHIAAAYGRESIVEFFLREVGLCIDDQDDSGKTPLHIAAKNGHKDAVKSLLKNNANTDIKDIHGFPPLHYAIKNNHIDVAKILLEKETNVDINQVKGGFTSLHIAAENGHVELVNFLLKSRANVNVKTDQGTIPLHLAALNGYLEIVNALIFKGANVNTKTIDGCSPLHYAIENGHEEIANILLKHGANVNVVDKVYNNTPLHYAAKYGHENIVKLLLENKANASIPTVHGITPLHFAIRGGHLKIVATLLEYGVNIHDKDFKSTSPLHQAAQEGHKDIIELLIRNGAKVRTQDIMGNTPLHAAAEFGRTNIIELLIKNKAEVDARNYDGITRLHLGALNKQEDAIIFLIKNKAEINTKNNYGITPLHAAINGGYKNIVIFLIKHKAKINVKDISGNTPLLVAVEAGHQEIVEILIENGADINISNNKNLTPLFSAIKHNRKRIVEVLIENGANINMEVGESLSLAVRAGYREIVEILLQNAAFINIKYPEDVTPLHLATQRNHKEIVNLLIMKGFDVDAMNIHKLTALHLAAQEGHAVVAKILIAKGANVNVANVENTSLHLAAMHGHVNIIKILLSNGAKIDVKDNQNRTPLELAVYHSQLDVVKMLLRHKKVDINAKGKDDWTLLHIASQASNLEMVKFLVNKGSNINARTMSGLKPIHFSAREGNKDTVEFFLSKGLSINELGSTNQTLLHYATKKTQFEVVKYLLTQEAEVNAKDDNDSTPLHIAATVNNKDIIEILLENGAIYNHINKLSKMPLEIAEKKGIISLLTLTEKLFESIKRNSSLEVENDIKAGAFVNAKHTKLGTSLHYAAWKGYDKIVKILLQNKANPNIVGSKGFTPMHYATKFSHLKIVKYLLTYGAVYNAMSDSGKTPQDFAVDRNINSLLKLIRESFKKVKEDNDQVINDLNKIQDNETVKAVMGSCDNQNKTLIVVAIHCNFSKVEQLKQISQSGISTEILTGSMLLDQGHYQNALNIFRNAFERRKEILGSDNPGTLDIQAKIAMVLYKQGKYQEALTMYEEIFQKQKETLGLNHEDTLSTRSVIALVLYRQENNERAFNIYQDVYQKQKETLGSNHPDTLNTMFHMALVLERLGKYEEALNINKAVFEKRKETLGSNNLATVSAKNNIALVLASQKKYEEALKLYKEVFEKKKKILGINHTDTLRTLHNIAGIHFSQKNYSEALKGFQEVLNIQKVALLPNHPEALTTEYNIANVLLLQGKYISALKTFTEIHDKMITVFGPHHPRVMDILTKIKIINAGLRFQGSGLSEVLQNHQKEILLLNIAANEGDVQTVQRLLNDGANVNDKDVDGRTPLHFAVSNGHINVVNMLLQNGAVVTEATKKGNTPLHTATSKGYKEIIEVLLQHISRNRDILNDFIDAKTTSSGTTSLHIAAKSGFLEIIKSLLKHGAIYNSKNKKGEVPVDVSTDQKTINLLKLIENLFRDVKNGNLGTISKLRSIKPDEFLALTSARNNQGNTLLQVAIFNKHNAIAGEILKMLMTN